A stretch of DNA from Saccharomycodes ludwigii strain NBRC 1722 chromosome I, whole genome shotgun sequence:
aaagatggaaaaagaaaaagatttaataataataatgtttttttttgtttttttttttaataaatgacCACCCACGCTAATAATCTCTATATACATggatgttattattatttatttaattacaTGCTTTATCACATGTCTTTCCTCTTCCCCACACCATCCTTTTGCTCCCCCTCCCCCACAAAACTATtgtttgtttctttttttttttaaaaaaaaaataaaaataaaaattaggGCTTGTTATTtctgtttgtttgtttttgtttttgtcttttttcttccctttgttaattttaaaaaaagaaattctttttcaacATAATAATCAAGCATTTATATTAGTAGTAAGTAAGTTATGATTATTAATTAGAAATATTCGTGGAGTATATCACATGTTAAAATGATGGTGTTGCGTGTTGgctgatttatttatttatttttttttttttttttttttttttttgccacGGGTTgcaagaagaagaagaaaaaaaaggagatcATTAGAGTGATAAGCGCGGTTAATTCAAATACAAAAACATTGTAGGTGCACTTGTTTGTTGTATTGCATTTCTATTGTGTCCTAATATTTcatttatctatttatgtatttttttttttttccctttttcgTCTTGTTTTTCTGTATTATGTAGAGcgaaagaaagaaagaaaaaaagaaaaaaagaaaaaaagaaaaaaaaaaaatgcgtATATTCATACCCATACAgttgtattttttctaGTATGAAATTAcctgatttatttatttattttttttttttttttccttttctttctttgtcTGTCTATCTTGACCCTCAATCTCTccatattaattttttgtattttttttattatcttttcccttttttttttctttctttttaaaaaaaagttctcCAAATATTCCTTTTAATTAccatataataatttttttttaatttttaaaggtTAAAGGGGggaggaagaggaaaaggaaaaaaaaagaaaaaaaaaaaaaaaaagtatataaataaaaaggtgTAAGTCCTTTACCCCTGAAGAAAgtaattattttgaaacTTGAAAGTAAAAGAACTTTGAGGACTTAAAAGAAAGTGAAAAAGGCAAGGGAACTTGAATaatatagtaataatattgttggtgttatcgctattattattattattattattattattgttgttgttgtgattgtcgtttgttttttttttttgtttattattgccgctaaaaatatatagcAGATCCcacaaaaacataaaaaagataGTAAGAGATTAAATTacattaaattaaaaaaaaaaaaaaaaaaaaattaaaaattaaaaattaaaaattaaaaataaaaataaaatagaataaaataaactttttaaaatataccCTATagatcaaaataaaaactataaaGACCATATAAGGACAAAAATAGTataccaaaaaagaaaaaaagaaaaaaaaaaaaaaaacaaaaaataaaaagacatTGTAATGCTAAACACAAGTACTAGCACTAACAACgcttttcattattatagtaacaaaaataataacaactcTTCGGAGACCATAGTGCCTACCACACCTTTTGTTACAAATAGCATTACCAACGCTTGTAAAAACAATGACgaagaacaacaaaaaactGTTGAGTCTAGCAGTATAGATCTATATAATGATGATGCTGATGATGTGTTAGCTAATGTTGTTAAAAATCTAAATGTTTATGATTTAATTAGCCATCAGGACATAACTACagatgatgatgaggaGGAAGGAGAGGAAGTACATTATTTTTCACGTAGCCATAATGTTGATAACAATCAACTCAATAATAAAGAGGAGGACGATGGAGATAACTGTGACGAGGATGATGACGATTTAACTGTCAAAAGTTGGAACAACCACAGTGAAGATGAAGTTACTTGCAAAAAATCGTCTGGTTTCGATAATTCTGCTGATTTTACTTCGTTATTGGTTTCTCCTGCTGATTTAAATGGAAAAgatgagaaaaaaaataatagctGTGATGCCGGTAACAATAGTGCTGATGTACCATTTAATACAACAAGTAGTGCAGTGTTCAACTCGTTTTTGAATCATACAGCATATGGTCCCAGTTCCGCTCCTAAAAAAATCACCAAGAGTTTGAAAGCGATTAATACTTTTGCATTGGTTGGTCATAACGCTGGTAAAATTAATTCTGTGGATTCGCCAggttcttcctcttctgcCACCGCAAGTAGCATAGACTCCATGTGTTCTGGTTTAAATACGCCTTCTCCTATTAAGAGACTAAAATCATCTTTGAAGGTTAGCGGTTTATGCAAAGGACAAAAATGTAAAAGAAGTAATTCCACTCTATCGGTAGGTTCATCGGCTAAGAGTGTTAGGTTTTCTAATGACTTGATTCACGTCAAAAGGTTTGATTCCAACTCTGAACCTATATCCATATCTTCGGAAGCTTCACCGCAACTAGTCTCAATAGATGATACCGAGGAAGATGAGGAAGATGAAGAGGGACAGGGAGTTGGTAAAAGTCGCGATGGTTTTTGGTTTGGTACCTCTTTATCTAAGATGAACAGCTTGCCTTTGTTTTCATTGGATGATGGAgatgattatgattatgattGTGGATTCGGAAATGGTAATGGTGCTAGTCGTGATACTGATAGAAGAAGTGGACATTTATTGTTTAAGAATAATCATAGTAACGGCAGTGTTGGTAGTGTGAAGCCCTCGTTTAGTTTGTTTGGAGATGATGAAGAGGAGGAAGGTCTCGAAGGATATAATGGGAACGATAGTGCTTATACTTTTACTAACAATTCACTCCTTTTGAATAAGGCTAGTCATAAGtataatatcaaaaatattaccaatGAGCACAAAAGGACGGGTTGTTTTGGGTTTGATATTAACAATGACTTTAAGGATGAATATGGGTATTATAATGATGACTATTATGATGACTACAGTAATGATACCTCAGACTTGGAAAGAGAAGttgttaataaatttcATAAATCAAACACCGCCAGCCGTGGTAGTAGCGCTATGAGTAAGAAGGGGtacaataatactaaatCTGGTGCTAAACATATTTCGACTGCTAAGGATGTTCTCATTGGAAACGACCTTAGTTCCATAAGCGTCACTGATTGGCATATGACTTTGAATAACATACATCCATTTATATCTACTGTTACAGAACCTCCTGAACGTGacattttaaattatttaaatggtATTAACATTAAGTTGCATTCTATCTCCTGTAATCCTAGTAATGGCAAGTTGACTGGCTACATTTTTGTCacaaatttgaattttgaGAAATTTATAGAAATTAAGTATACCTGTAACGGTTGGGTAGACATGCATTATGTTGTGGCGCATTATCATAAAACACTGTCTCCACAGATTGATGAGTTTAAATTTGAGATTGATTTGTCCAAACTAAGATTTTTCTTGTTGGGCAAGAGAATTTTGAGTAACACCGGCAgcaataccaataatatgAGCAGGTTTGTCATGGAGCTATGTTGTAGATACGATGTCAGTGGACAGACATattatgataataatgactATAAGAACTATAAGTTTACATTAAGTGCTAAGTTAGGTGTCAGCGCAGCCAATAAGGACAAATTTAGTAGGGATATGTTTCCGTTACGTAGGACTGTGAGCTTGAACGCATTACCGAGTAGGCGTAAGTATAGTGAAGCAGACAACAAAAATTCAACTGAAACTGATGGTGACAAAAAGGGTGACAAAAAGGGTGACAAAAAGGGTGACAAAAAGGGTGACAAAAAGGATAGTGTTTTAAGAACTTTTACTGATGATACTGACTACTTTAATGATTCTCCATTAAAAAACTTGTATCACCATCCGACTTCAGTGAATTCACCAGTAAGTAGTTTTGGAAATGTTAAGAGTGctaatgttaataataacaataacaatggcaacaatgataataacagtggcaatgacaataataatgataataattttgttgCTGGAGATTTTAAGATGAAGAATTATGTCTTAACTAACGGCAGGTATaagtttgaaaataatgtcGGTAATGCCGACAGTCGTGCTTGCAACAATATAGATACAATCATGTCTAGTGATGCTAATGGTGCCAATGACGACAAGACCCCTTCATATTCTAGTGTCAGTGATGACACATCAAGGAGCACTGATACAGGTTCCAGTAGCAGCAGTGCTAATGATGATTCTCTGTCAGCAATAAATAGAAGCGCGGTTGTTATTAATCGTATAGATAGCGGATCATCGCTTGAGTCATCTTTACAGTTCAATGGTGGAAGTGCCAATAATAGttttgataatttaaaatgtCTGAGTAACAGCAGCTtgcaaaaattattaatgctATCGTCAAGTAGCAATTCCATATTTAGGGAATTTGGTAGacagaaagaaaatatgaatTTTAATTCTGCTGGTGGTGCTACAACGAATAATGCTAATGGTAGTAACAATAGCGGAAATGATGGCAATAAGGTTGACTATAATGttattttgcaaaattattgtttttataagcCGCCCggtaacaaaaaattatctacGGCCAATATTACTGCGAAGAGTAATGAAGCTTATTCGTTCACCAGGGTTAATGATTTGGGGTCACATTGTCATGGACCGCAGAACGACTTAACTTTCACTTCTTCTGCTACTggtaatgatgatgattgtGGTGATGATGCTGCTCctggttattttttcaaccCTGTCGCCGCAATTACTTCGGATGCATTTTTTACATGATTGTAGTGATCATGCCGCAGATAGAGTTAGAAGAAGGCTGTCAGCGATTTTGTGTTTTAGTAATTTATTGAGTTAAGGCAGATTGCTTGTTATACAgtgaaattaaaacaagttTTTTGGTTgcagttatttttttcacacAGTCAAATTTGTTTGCTTCTTTTTGGTTTCCTATGAATTGTTTTGTCGCCAGTACTATTTTTTCCCCATTTTAtcatacttttatttttaacttccTTTTACAATTATCATACTTGCTATTGTGTATGCTGTTGTTTCGTTAATGCTAGTTCTgctttaatatatttgtcTGGGTTGTACGCAGTTTTCCTTATAACATTACTTAAAAAGGTTTAAGCGtgtgttattgttgttattgacTTGGTGGgtattgtattttatttttatcctGTATACTATCTATTAGTTGGTACTTTCCCCCCCTccaacatttttattttcttttaaacttttttctgGATTTTAGAGTTttacacttttttttttttttgtattttatttgcatATTTATCGTTCTACgagaactttttttttctcccagtattatttttaagaaCAGGATTCATTTTTctggatttatttttcccttttttttttttttttttttttgctatcAAGCCtgaagtttatttttatggtgatatatatattttttaagtaagaatttttttctctttgatatgattataatttatGAGTTTAGTTATGTCTGAttagtttgtttttttccttttcattttgCTATCTATGAGTTAATTGGTTCGAATTTTTTggcagtaataataacgatacAAGTATTTACATACCTATAATCTGATAAAATATAGCTTTGTTGAAATTTCtgatattttttggttttccaataaaagtaatattaataatattacttttttcGATGCTTTATATGTTGATCTACCTTACGCGGATGAAGTTGTAGGCGTTTTGTCTCCATGGTATTTTctctaataatatatttccAGATAAATGCTGTCACATGGaatatttttggtttttcctcttttggCATCACCTGACGCAATGTTAGGGGACTATTGCGGGGGGAGAGGGGGAGACacgcttttttttttttttttttttttttttagggcAATAAGAATGGCTGGCAcaagtaaataaatacagaAACCAATTTCATATAtgttcaaaatattttgtgtCAGGTACATAAGCTCAAGATTAATTATGTTAGTagccaaaaaataattcaggTATAagcacaaaaaaaaaatgcaaataCTTCCTCTTGGGTCACATGAGTATATAGATTTTATGTTTCACATGCACCTCAATCTAATATAGAAGTATAGCCTTGAGTTATCTAAAACTTAtctgaataaataaaagagaaggtaaataattaaatgcGTACATAAACTAGATGATAATGAATGAAAATGTTGGTAATACGAAGTTCGGTAATAGCAATTTGATAAACGTTGTTTCTAATCCTGttggtaataatactaaaagTTTTACCAATATTGCGGACACgattttagaaaaagtgGATTTAAACACACGACTCactaaaacaaaaaatgcTTATACTGATAATAGTAACAGTGGTGTTGTTAGTTttgaaaagataaataatacATGTGCATACACTAAGAATTTGAACAGAAATTATGACTATACTTACAAATCTGTATTGACTAATCCATATTCCATACCAATGGACTATGATAAGTCAGATGAGGATATAAAGATTTGCAATAAAGATAATGATACTGCTGAATCTCCTTCAGCAGTAATATTTAGCCTGAAAAGACACAAAATAACGCAAAAGCTTGAGACTAGTAAACCATTATGCcagaataataatgaaggAGGAAtcaaattgaataataaaacattcTGCAGTGGTGTCGAAAATGatactaataacaacaacaacaatactaataatactaataataataataataataaccgTGTTAACaagaacaaattaaaatttgggGTGCCTCAAGTAAttgattttgataataaattgcCGGTATTAGATATTTCAAACAAGATGCACAAAATCTTTGGGGAAAAGAGGGGGTCAAATAGCTATTTTGATGAAAGCCAAGATTTCGATATGGATATAGATACTTTTGATACTGAGAATTATATCACTTTTCCTGTTTATGCTACTAACAACAATGATATAAATGCGACTAAAAAcatcaagaaaaatatgGCCTCTGGTTCCATACTCAAAGACACACAGAGTCAGGCGAGCTTCGAAGgtggcaataataattataacgACATTATCTCCAGGAATTTGAACGGTAATCACAACACGAGTAAGGTTAGTAacaatgatattatttctcATTATTCTTTAGATAAAAAGCTTTGTGACATTAAAATGCTG
This window harbors:
- the PIG1 gene encoding protein phosphatase regulator PIG1 (similar to Saccharomyces cerevisiae YLR273C | PIG1 | Protein Interacting with Gsy2p (paralog of YOR178C | GAC1)); its protein translation is MLNTSTSTNNAFHYYSNKNNNNSSETIVPTTPFVTNSITNACKNNDEEQQKTVESSSIDLYNDDADDVLANVVKNLNVYDLISHQDITTDDDEEEGEEVHYFSRSHNVDNNQLNNKEEDDGDNCDEDDDDLTVKSWNNHSEDEVTCKKSSGFDNSADFTSLLVSPADLNGKDEKKNNSCDAGNNSADVPFNTTSSAVFNSFLNHTAYGPSSAPKKITKSLKAINTFALVGHNAGKINSVDSPGSSSSATASSIDSMCSGLNTPSPIKRLKSSLKVSGLCKGQKCKRSNSTLSVGSSAKSVRFSNDLIHVKRFDSNSEPISISSEASPQLVSIDDTEEDEEDEEGQGVGKSRDGFWFGTSLSKMNSLPLFSLDDGDDYDYDCGFGNGNGASRDTDRRSGHLLFKNNHSNGSVGSVKPSFSLFGDDEEEEGLEGYNGNDSAYTFTNNSLLLNKASHKYNIKNITNEHKRTGCFGFDINNDFKDEYGYYNDDYYDDYSNDTSDLEREVVNKFHKSNTASRGSSAMSKKGYNNTKSGAKHISTAKDVLIGNDLSSISVTDWHMTLNNIHPFISTVTEPPERDILNYLNGINIKLHSISCNPSNGKLTGYIFVTNLNFEKFIEIKYTCNGWVDMHYVVAHYHKTLSPQIDEFKFEIDLSKLRFFLLGKRILSNTGSNTNNMSRFVMELCCRYDVSGQTYYDNNDYKNYKFTLSAKLGVSAANKDKFSRDMFPLRRTVSLNALPSRRKYSEADNKNSTETDGDKKGDKKGDKKGDKKGDKKDSVLRTFTDDTDYFNDSPLKNLYHHPTSVNSPVSSFGNVKSANVNNNNNNGNNDNNSGNDNNNDNNFVAGDFKMKNYVLTNGRYKFENNVGNADSRACNNIDTIMSSDANGANDDKTPSYSSVSDDTSRSTDTGSSSSSANDDSLSAINRSAVVINRIDSGSSLESSLQFNGGSANNSFDNLKCLSNSSLQKLLMLSSSSNSIFREFGRQKENMNFNSAGGATTNNANGSNNSGNDGNKVDYNVILQNYCFYKPPGNKKLSTANITAKSNEAYSFTRVNDLGSHCHGPQNDLTFTSSATGNDDDCGDDAAPGYFFNPVAAITSDAFFT
- a CDS encoding uncharacterized protein (similar to Saccharomyces cerevisiae YAL047C | SPC72 | Spindle Pole Component) — its product is MNENVGNTKFGNSNLINVVSNPVGNNTKSFTNIADTILEKVDLNTRLTKTKNAYTDNSNSGVVSFEKINNTCAYTKNLNRNYDYTYKSVLTNPYSIPMDYDKSDEDIKICNKDNDTAESPSAVIFSLKRHKITQKLETSKPLCQNNNEGGIKLNNKTFCSGVENDTNNNNNNTNNTNNNNNNNRVNKNKLKFGVPQVIDFDNKLPVLDISNKMHKIFGEKRGSNSYFDESQDFDMDIDTFDTENYITFPVYATNNNDINATKNIKKNMASGSILKDTQSQASFEGGNNNYNDIISRNLNGNHNTSKVSNNDIISHYSLDKKLCDIKMLIYRCFELLGMAHTVNMAVFKIQESKIDNSNNTTIKNSEDIDAILEFLIIYLNILSKTIPKGLKKNRENYASNNDNNGGNNKNCMIIDGENERKRILNDMCVKDLKICSLQKIIDLQKIKLENTVDQVNNLEFDKREIESRTDKKINELKELLEIYKNGLQNQKINSLQLISNLKQDFQINYKNLETNYFNQLNFLQNEKRQLILKNDRLTNNIKNLNNENTELLKSLQSKNVKIEDTNKKIKKLAIQLKEINNQLP